AGGCCCACTGATCCGGGCCCGCGCCACCCCCGCCGGCAAGGGTCAGCGGCTGGAGTAGCCGCCGTCGATCGGCAGGCTGACACCGGTGATCATCCCGGCCTCGTCACCGAGCAGGAAGACGATGGGACCGGCGATGTCGTCCTCGGTGGCCCACTTGTGCAGCGGCATGGCCTCCAGGAACGGGCCCTCGATGTCCGGGCGGCCCCAGTACCAGGCCGACATCGGCGTCATCACGACGGTCGGGTTCACGCTGTTCACCCGGATCCCGTACTGCCCGAGCTCGAGCGCGCTGACCCGGGTGATGTTGTCCAGGGCGGCCTTCGAGGAGCCGTAGGAGATGTGCCCGGTCAGTGCGACCAGCGAGGCCTGGCTGGAGACGTTGACGATGGAACCGCCCTTGCCGCCGGCGATCATCAGCCGGGCGGCGTACTTGGTGACCAGCAGCGAGCCGCGGGCGTTGATGCTGATGACCCGGTCGAACACGTCGATGTCGGTGTCCTGCGGCGTGGCGATCTCGCCGCCGTCACCGCCGCAGTTGACCACGCCGTACAGCTCGGTCAGGCCCTCGATGGCGGTCCGGATGCTGTCCTCGGAGGTGAGGTCGAAAGGCAGTGCGGTGGCGCCGGTCTCGCCACAGATGGCGGCCAGCTTCTCCTCGTTGCGGCCGGAGGCGAGCACGGTGGCGCCCGCGGCCACCAGCTTGCGAACGGTGGCGCCGCCGATGCCACCGCTGGCACCGGTGACCAGGATCGTGCGTCCGTCGAACTGGGTCATGGGTAGGGCTTCCTTCCGGGTATGACGGCTCTGACACCGTTGTCAGAAGGAGTATGACAACGATGTCAAGCCGGCGCGACCAGAGCCGCTGCCGATGGGAGGAGGGGCGCGACCCGAGCCGCTGCCGATGGGAGGAGGGGTCAGCCGGCGCGGCCGTTGACCGGTCCGGACAGGCCGACCGGGCCGAAGAGCTCGGACCGCACACTGCGCAGGGCGGTCTCCACCGCCCCTTGCAGCACGCCGTCGCCGGACAGCGTGGAGGTGGCGACGCGGGTGCGCACGAAGGAGAGCTGGCCCAGCCGCTCGACCACCCGCTCGCGCAGCGCCTCGCCGCCGGCCACGGCCACCGGTCCGCCCAGCACCAGCAGTGACGGGTCCAGCAGGGTGGTCACCGCGGCAGCACCGACGGCGATGCCGGCGGCCAGTTCGGTGAGCAGTTCGTCCCCGGCGGGCCCGGCGGTCAGCGCGGCGGTGACGATCGCCGCCGGCTCCCCGGCCCGCAGGCCGAACCGGCGGGCCAGTGCCCGCAGCCCCTGCCCGCCGACCAGCGACTGGAAGGCGCCGGTGCCGCCGCGGTCGGCGCGCGGCGGTTCGATCCCCGGCACGCCGAGGTAGCCGATCTCGCCGGCGCCGCCGTGGGCGCCGGTGCGCAGTACTCCGTCCAGCACCAGACCCAGGCCCACACCTCGGTCCAGCCAGAGCAGGGCGTAGTCCTCGCAGCCCTTGGCCGCACCGTGCGCGCCCTCGGCGACCGCGGCCAGGTTGACGTCGTTGCCGTGCGCGACCGGGATGCCGACCGCGTCGGTGATGGTGTCGATGAGACCCGGCGCCTCCCAGCCGCGGATGTGCCGGGCGTGCCGCAGGTGCCCGGTGACCGGGTCGATGACGCCCGGGGTGGCGACCACCAGCCGGCGGACCCGGGAGCGGTCCGGGGCGGCGCCGTCGAGCAGACCGCCGACGGCCAGCTCGATCTCGCCCACCGGGCTGGACTCGCGGCGGGCGGCGACCGGCACCTGGTGGGTGGCGATCAGTTCGCCGGTGAGGGTGGCCAGGCCGGCGACGGCACCTTCCTGCTCGATGTGCACGCCGATCACGTAGGCGGCGCCCGGGTCGACGGCGTAGATGCGGGCGTTCGGGCCGGGCCCGCCGGCCACCACGCCGGTGGTGGTCACCAGCCCCTTGCCCTCCAGGCGGGCCAGCAGCGAGGACACCGTCGGCTTGGACAGCCCGGTGAGCTCGCCGATCCGGCCCCGGGTGGACGGCCCGTGCTCCAGCAGCAGGTGCAGCACCACCTGGTCGTTGATCTCCCGCAGCAGGCGCGGCGAGTCGGCGCCGCGGCGGTCACCGGCGGGGTCGGGTCCGGACATGCGGATCATTCTGTCCCTGTCCCGGCCCGCACCCGGAGCAGGGCCCGCACGACGGCCCGGCTGTTGGCCAGGGTGGCACCGGCGCTGGCGATGGCCGGTGCGGAATCCGGTGCGGCGGTACCCATCTCGACCAGCACCGCGTCGGGACGCAGGCGGCGCAACGCAGTGGCTGTCTCGTCCATGAACGGGTGCCGGTGCCGGTCCCGGGTGATCAGCAGGACCGACCGGGCCGCAGCGATCTCCGTGGCCGGCAGCGCGGCCCCGGGCAGCACCAGGTGTTCGGTGACGGGGCCGGGCAGTCCGGCCTCCGGCCGGGCGGGACCCCAGGGCACCCGGCCGACCGCGATGTTGCGCTGCGGCTGGCAGCGCAGCACCAGCGTCCCGCCGGCGCCCGGGAGCGCCGGTAGCGGCCCGTTGACCAGCAGTGCGCGGTCGGCGATCTCGTCGGCGAGGGCGGGCGCGGCCTGATCCCCGGCGTCCGGGGCCGGCCGGCCCAGCGCGCGGGCCCGGGACGCCGCCTCGTACAACCGCTCGTCGCTGATCCGGCCCTGCCGCACCGCCTCCACCAGTGCGGTGGCCACGGCGTCGACCAGGTCCTCGCCCGCGTCCTCGCCGCCGAAGCAGAGCAGGTCGGCGCCGGCCGCCAGCGCCCGGACGGCACCGTCGACGATGCCGTACTGCGCGGCGATGGCCGCCATCTCCAGCGCGTCGGTGACCACGGCACCGGTGAAACCCATGTCCCCGCGCAGGATCCCGGTGAGCCAGCGGTGGGAGACGGTGGCCGGCAGGGCGTCCACCGCGGGCACCAGCAGGTGACCGGCCATCACCGCGGCCACGCCGGCGTCCAGCGCGGCCCGGAACGGCGGCAGCGCGGTGAGTTCCAGTTCGTCCCAGGACTCGTCGAGGGTGGCCAGGCCGAGATGAGTGTCCGTCCCGGTGTCGCCGTGACCGGGGAAGTGCTTGACGCAGGCGGCGACGCCGACGGACTGCTGCCCGCGGACGAAGGCCGCGGTGTGCCGGGCGACCAGATCGGGGGAGCGGCCGAACGACCGGGTGCCGATCACCGGGTTGGCCGGGTCCAGTGCCACGTCCGCGCACGGTGCCAGGTTGAGCGTCACGCCGGCCCGGACCAGCAGCCGGCCGACGTCCGCGGCGATCGCCTCGGTGGCGGCGACGTCGTCGACCCGGCCCAGGGCGAAGTTGCCCGGGAAGCGGGAACCGGCGGCGGCGTCCAGACGTGTGACGTCCCCGGCCTCCTCGTCGATGGAGACGACGAGATCGGGCCGGCCGGACCGCAGGTCGTCGGTGAGGGTGCGGAGCTGGTCGAGGTCGGCGACGTTGCGGGCGAACAGGCAGACCCCGCCGAGGGATTCGTCCAGCCGGCGGCGCAGCCAGTCCGGCGCGGTGAGGCCGTCGAACCCGGGCAGCAGCACGGCGTGGGCCAGCGACTGCAGGGTGCCGATGGTGCTGCGGGTCACCCCTTCACCGCCCCGGCGGTGATCCCGGCGGCCACCTTGCGCTGGATGATCGCGAACAGGATCACGATCGGCAGCGCCACCACCGTCGAGGCGGCGGTCAGCGCGCCCCAGTCGACACCCTTGGTGGTGATGAAGGTGTCGAGCCAGACGGTGACCGTCTGCTTGTCGTTCTGCTTGAGCAGGACGTAGGCGAACAGGTACTCGTTCCATGCCTGGATGACCGAGAACACCGTGGTGGCAACAAGTCCCGGCGCCGCCAGCGGCAGGATGATGCGGCGGAAGGCCTGTGCGCGGGACGCCCCGTCGACCCACGCCGCCTCCTCCAGGTCCCTCGGCACCGAGGCGATGAAGCCGCGCAGCATCCAGACGGTGAACGGCAGCACGAAGGACAGGTAGGCCAGGGTCAGACCCAGTGCGGAGTCGGTGAGGCCGGCCTGGTTCAGCATCAGGTACATCGGGATGATCAGGCCCTCGACCGGCACCATCTGGATGGTGATCACCATGATGATCAGGATCTTCCGGCCGGTGAACTTCAACCGGGCCAGCGCCAGGGCGGCCAGGAACCCGATGACCAGGGCGGCGAGGGCGGTGGCAGTGACCACCACCAGGCTGTTCACCAGGCTGCCGACGAACCGCGGCTGCTCGAAGGCGCGGCGGTAGGAGTCGAGGGTGAACGGTGAGGGGAACCACTGCGGCTCCACCCGGCGCAGGTTGATGCCGGTCTTGAACGAGCTCGAGACCATCCAGTACACGGGGAAGACCATCACCAGCGCGATGGCCAGCCCGAGCAGGTTCCACAGGGTGCGGGAGCCGCCCCGGCGCAGCCGGCGGCCGCGCGGCGGCCGGGCGGCGGGCAGCACAGCTGTCTGCGGCGCGAGGGTCGTGGTGGCGGTCATCGGGCGTCCGCCTCGGCGTCGGCGGCCTGGGCGGTACGCAGCACCGAGCGGACTGCGAAGATCGAGAAGGCGCCCAGCAGCACGACGCTGATCAGGGAGATGGCGGCGCCGAGCCCGAAGTTCTTGTTGGAGAAGGATTCCACGTAGGACCAGATGCCGATCGTGTAGTAGGTGTCCTTGTTCGCGCCGATGTCGCGGAGCAGCCAGATCTGCGCGAACACCCGGTAGTCCCAGATGATCGACAGCACGGTGATGATCAGCACCGTCGGCTTGATGGCGGGGAAGGTGACGGCGGTGAACACCCGCCAGGCGCCGGCGCCGTCCAGCCGGGCCGCCTCCACCAGCTCGCCGGGGACGGCCGTCAGCGCCGCGTGCAGCGAGATGACCACGAACGGCAGGGCGCCCCAGACGACGATCGCGCAGATGACCGTCCAGCCGGTGACGGGGGAGGAGAACCAGTTGAAGCTGCGGGTGGGCAGCACCCCGGCGTGGAAGAGCGTGTAGTTCAGCACGCCGAAGCGTTGGTCGATCAGCCAGCGCCACATCGGCATGGCGATGATCGGCGGCATCGCCCAGACCATCACCATGGCCAGCAGCATGATCACCCGCACCGAGCGGGAGACCTTCGCCAGCAGATGGGCCAGCAGCAGACCGAGGCCGATGGTCAGGCCGACGGCGATCACCAGGAACCGCACGGTGTGCCAGAGCGAGCTCCAGAACTCCTCGGCGGCCAGCACCTCGCCGTAGTTGTCCAGGCCGACCCACTCGCTCGGCCGGCCGCCGACGAGCTGGTCCAGCCCGTACTTCTGGAACGACACGACGATCAGCCGGACCAGCGGGACGAGCAGCACGCCGGCCAGCACCAGCACCAGCGGCGCGACCATCAGGTAGGGGGCGATCGGCCGGCGGCGGCGGGGTGCGGCCGGTGCCGGTGGTGTCCGCTGTGCGGCGGGCGGGGCCGGTGGGGCGCTGACGGTCATGGGTGAAACCTTCCTGGGAACGACGTGCCGGTGCCGGGGACGACCGCTGTGGGTTGCGGTGCGGTCGCCCCCGGCCGGTGCGATCAGCTGTTCAGGATCTCGGTGATCTCCTGGCTGGCCTTCGCGGTGGCGTCGTCGATGGAGGAGGAGCCGGTCAGGATCTCGTCGAACATGTTCTGCAGGATCTGCCCGTCCTCGACCTTCGTCCAGTTCTTCGAGTTCGGCACGAAGCGCCCGGTGGACGCGGCCTGCACCACGACCTCGGCGTTGGCGTCGCCGGCCTTCGGCTCGAAGGAGGTGGAGTTGGCGATGTAGCCCTTGCCCGCCAGCACGGCCTGGTACTTCTGGCCGGTCAGCATCTTCGTGTACTCCTTGGCCAGGTCCGCGTTCGGCGACTTGGCGCTGATGGCGATGTCGGAGCCGCCGAGGAACTGCGGCATCACGGTGCCGGGCTTCGTGCCGGGCACCACGAAGATGCCGACCTTGTCCTTCAGATCCGGGTTGCCGCTGGTCGGGTCACTGACCACGGCGGGCTTCCAGGAGGCGTCGATGAACATCGCGGCCTGGTCCTGGGCCATGACGAGCGCGTCGTCGGCCTCGTTCTGGCCCTCGCCGCCGCGGGAGGTGGCGTCCACGAACGCCTTCAGCCGGGTCAGGCCGGCCTTGGCGGCGTCGGAGTCGAGCGCGCCGGTCCAGGTGCCGTCGGCGGCCTGGGTGGCGATCTCACCGCCGGCGTCCCAGACGAAGGAGACACCCTCGTACCAGTACTGACTGGGGAAGTAGAGCCCGGAGTAGCTGTCGTCCTTGCCCTCCATCAGCTTGACCGCGGCCGCCTGCAGATCGTCGATGCTGTTGAAAGGCGGCTTCACACCTGCGGTCTCGGCCAGGTCGGTGCGGTAGATGCCGACCCGGACGCCCGCGTAGTAGGGCACCGCGATGAGCTTCCCGTCGTAGGTCGCCGACTCCTTCAGGCCTTCCAGCCAGGTGTCGGAGTTGTCGAAGTCGGCGGCGTCCAGCTCCATCAGCGCGCCGGCGCCGGCGAACTGCGCGACCTGGGTGTTGCCCAGCTCCAGCACGTCCGGCCCGCTGCCGGAGGTGTCGGCCAGGCCGGTGGTGACCTTGGTGGTGTAGTCGGTCCAGGTCTGCTCCTGCAGGTCGACGGTGACCCCGGGGTGCGCGGCCTCGAACTCGCCGTTCAGCGCCTGGATGTCGATGTCCTTGAGGGTGTCGCCCTGCATCCAGACGTGCAGGGTGGCCGGCTCGGACACAGTGGGCTCAGACGTGGGTTCAACTGATCCGGTGGCGTCGCTGGTCGGGGCCGCGGATCCGGTGTCCGCCGCACTGGAGGCGGCAGTGCTCGTCGCGGCGGCGGTGGTGCCCGCGGTGCTGGTGCTCGCACTGTCGGTGGAGGAGCCGCAGGCGGCGGTGGCGAGCAGGGCGATCGCGGCGATCGCCGTGCCGATGGTGCGCGCCGGTCGCGCAGAAATCATCGATGCTCCTTCGCTTCTCCCGGCGGGAGGATCGCCGGGGGGATTGGTTAGGGAAGTTTCCCTATCTAATCCGGGAGGTCATGGGGTGTCAATGGTCCGTTCGTGCCGCGTTCGCCGCGATACTGACCGCTGTGTCGACTGGTGTGGTGCTGGTGGTGCTGCTCGCGGCCGTGCTGCACGTCTTCTGGAACACCCTGGTCAAGCGGGAGTCCGACGGATTCCTGGCCACGGTGGTGATCGCCGCCGGGGGTGCGCTGATCTGTGCGGTGGCGTTGCCCTTCCTGCCGCCGATCGCGCCGGCCGCCTGGCCCAACGTGGCAGGCTCGGTGGTCGCGCAGTCGATCTACTATCCGCTGGTCGCCGCGGCCTACCGGGCCGGTGACATGACCGTCGCCTACCCGATCATGCGCGGCACCGCGCCGCTGCTCGTCGCGGCGGTCAGTGCGCCGCTGCTGGGCGAGATCCTCGGCGCCGCACAGTGGATCGGCATCGGCGTGATCTGCCTGGGGATCTGGGCGGTGGGCGGCGGGGCGATCCTGCACCGGGGCCCGGGCCGGAGTTCGGCGCGCGGCGTGCTGCTGGCACTGGTGAACGCCGGGGTGATCGCCACCTACACGCTGATCGACGGTGCCGGGTCCCGGGCGTCCGGTTCCCCGGCGACCTACACGGCCTGGATCTTCCTGCTCACCGCCGTCCCGATGCTGGTGATGGGCGCGGTGCAACACCGCGGCCGGCTGCTGCCGGCGCTGCGCGGCCGGTGGTGGGTGGGGCTGGCCGGCGGCGCCGGGAACGTCGGCGCGTACGGGCTGGTGCTGTGGGCGATGACCCTGGCGCCGGTGGCGGCGGTGGCCGCCCTGCGCGAGACGTCGATCATCGTCGCCGCGGTCGTCGGCGCGGTCCTGCTGCACGAGAAGGTGGACCGCTACCGGATCGCCGGCGCGGTGCTGATCGCCGCCGGCGCGGTGGTGCTGCGCCTGGCCTGATGGTCCGCTGATCGTCCGGCAGTCGTCTGCCGTGGGCGGACAGGCCTGCGGTTGCGGCGGGTCGGTGCCAGCATGCCGGGATGGACGACGTGAGATTCGGGGTCAACCTGCGCAGCGCGCTGCCGGCGGACGCGTTGGCGGCGCAGGTGCGCGGAGTCGAGGACGCCGGGTTCGACATCCTTGCGATGCCCGACCATCTCGGTGCCCCGTCACCCTTCGCCATGCTGGCCGCCGCCGCGATGGCGACACGGACGGTCCGGCTGCGGACCTCGGTGCTGGACGCCACCTGGTGGAACCCGGCGATGCTCGCCCGGGAGCTGGCCACGGTCGACGTGCTCAGCGGCGGCCGGGTGGAGCTCGGCGTCGGCGCCGGGCACATGAAGGCCGAGCACGACCTGGCCGGGCTGCCCTGGTTCGCGTTCCCGGAGCGGATCGCCCTGCTGGAGCAGCTGATCGACGGCACCGCGGCGCACCTGGACCGACCGGACCACGACCCGCCGCCGGTACAGCGGCCGATACCGGTCATGGTGGGTGCCATGTCCGCGGCCGGACTCGACATCGCGGCCCGCAAGGCCGATGTCGTCGCGTTCGCCGGGTTGCGGCAGCTGCGTGGGCGCCGGCTCGGCGAGTTCGGGTTCGTGACGCCGGCCGAGACCGACGAACGGGTGGCGGAGGTGCGCCGGATCCGGCGGGCGCACGGCGACCGGCCCTACGCCTCCGAGGTGCTGCTGCAACTGGTCTCGGTCGACCGCGACCCGGACGAGGCGGCGGCGGGGTTCGCCGCCCAGCTGGACGGCGCGATGAGCCCGGCGCAGGTCCGTGAGTCGCCGTTCCTGCTGCTGGCCGGATCCCCGGAGGCCGCGGTGCAGGTGCTGGCGGAGCGGCGGGACCGCTACGGCTTCGACGTGTTCTCCGCCCACCACCGTTCGCAGGACCAGTTGAC
This region of Nakamurella alba genomic DNA includes:
- a CDS encoding SDR family oxidoreductase; translated protein: MTQFDGRTILVTGASGGIGGATVRKLVAAGATVLASGRNEEKLAAICGETGATALPFDLTSEDSIRTAIEGLTELYGVVNCGGDGGEIATPQDTDIDVFDRVISINARGSLLVTKYAARLMIAGGKGGSIVNVSSQASLVALTGHISYGSSKAALDNITRVSALELGQYGIRVNSVNPTVVMTPMSAWYWGRPDIEGPFLEAMPLHKWATEDDIAGPIVFLLGDEAGMITGVSLPIDGGYSSR
- a CDS encoding ROK family transcriptional regulator, with the translated sequence MSGPDPAGDRRGADSPRLLREINDQVVLHLLLEHGPSTRGRIGELTGLSKPTVSSLLARLEGKGLVTTTGVVAGGPGPNARIYAVDPGAAYVIGVHIEQEGAVAGLATLTGELIATHQVPVAARRESSPVGEIELAVGGLLDGAAPDRSRVRRLVVATPGVIDPVTGHLRHARHIRGWEAPGLIDTITDAVGIPVAHGNDVNLAAVAEGAHGAAKGCEDYALLWLDRGVGLGLVLDGVLRTGAHGGAGEIGYLGVPGIEPPRADRGGTGAFQSLVGGQGLRALARRFGLRAGEPAAIVTAALTAGPAGDELLTELAAGIAVGAAAVTTLLDPSLLVLGGPVAVAGGEALRERVVERLGQLSFVRTRVATSTLSGDGVLQGAVETALRSVRSELFGPVGLSGPVNGRAG
- a CDS encoding glycoside hydrolase family 3 protein; amino-acid sequence: MTRSTIGTLQSLAHAVLLPGFDGLTAPDWLRRRLDESLGGVCLFARNVADLDQLRTLTDDLRSGRPDLVVSIDEEAGDVTRLDAAAGSRFPGNFALGRVDDVAATEAIAADVGRLLVRAGVTLNLAPCADVALDPANPVIGTRSFGRSPDLVARHTAAFVRGQQSVGVAACVKHFPGHGDTGTDTHLGLATLDESWDELELTALPPFRAALDAGVAAVMAGHLLVPAVDALPATVSHRWLTGILRGDMGFTGAVVTDALEMAAIAAQYGIVDGAVRALAAGADLLCFGGEDAGEDLVDAVATALVEAVRQGRISDERLYEAASRARALGRPAPDAGDQAAPALADEIADRALLVNGPLPALPGAGGTLVLRCQPQRNIAVGRVPWGPARPEAGLPGPVTEHLVLPGAALPATEIAAARSVLLITRDRHRHPFMDETATALRRLRPDAVLVEMGTAAPDSAPAIASAGATLANSRAVVRALLRVRAGTGTE
- a CDS encoding carbohydrate ABC transporter permease produces the protein MTATTTLAPQTAVLPAARPPRGRRLRRGGSRTLWNLLGLAIALVMVFPVYWMVSSSFKTGINLRRVEPQWFPSPFTLDSYRRAFEQPRFVGSLVNSLVVVTATALAALVIGFLAALALARLKFTGRKILIIMVITIQMVPVEGLIIPMYLMLNQAGLTDSALGLTLAYLSFVLPFTVWMLRGFIASVPRDLEEAAWVDGASRAQAFRRIILPLAAPGLVATTVFSVIQAWNEYLFAYVLLKQNDKQTVTVWLDTFITTKGVDWGALTAASTVVALPIVILFAIIQRKVAAGITAGAVKG
- a CDS encoding carbohydrate ABC transporter permease — its product is MTVSAPPAPPAAQRTPPAPAAPRRRRPIAPYLMVAPLVLVLAGVLLVPLVRLIVVSFQKYGLDQLVGGRPSEWVGLDNYGEVLAAEEFWSSLWHTVRFLVIAVGLTIGLGLLLAHLLAKVSRSVRVIMLLAMVMVWAMPPIIAMPMWRWLIDQRFGVLNYTLFHAGVLPTRSFNWFSSPVTGWTVICAIVVWGALPFVVISLHAALTAVPGELVEAARLDGAGAWRVFTAVTFPAIKPTVLIITVLSIIWDYRVFAQIWLLRDIGANKDTYYTIGIWSYVESFSNKNFGLGAAISLISVVLLGAFSIFAVRSVLRTAQAADAEADAR
- a CDS encoding extracellular solute-binding protein, translated to MISARPARTIGTAIAAIALLATAACGSSTDSASTSTAGTTAAATSTAASSAADTGSAAPTSDATGSVEPTSEPTVSEPATLHVWMQGDTLKDIDIQALNGEFEAAHPGVTVDLQEQTWTDYTTKVTTGLADTSGSGPDVLELGNTQVAQFAGAGALMELDAADFDNSDTWLEGLKESATYDGKLIAVPYYAGVRVGIYRTDLAETAGVKPPFNSIDDLQAAAVKLMEGKDDSYSGLYFPSQYWYEGVSFVWDAGGEIATQAADGTWTGALDSDAAKAGLTRLKAFVDATSRGGEGQNEADDALVMAQDQAAMFIDASWKPAVVSDPTSGNPDLKDKVGIFVVPGTKPGTVMPQFLGGSDIAISAKSPNADLAKEYTKMLTGQKYQAVLAGKGYIANSTSFEPKAGDANAEVVVQAASTGRFVPNSKNWTKVEDGQILQNMFDEILTGSSSIDDATAKASQEITEILNS
- a CDS encoding DMT family transporter gives rise to the protein MSTGVVLVVLLAAVLHVFWNTLVKRESDGFLATVVIAAGGALICAVALPFLPPIAPAAWPNVAGSVVAQSIYYPLVAAAYRAGDMTVAYPIMRGTAPLLVAAVSAPLLGEILGAAQWIGIGVICLGIWAVGGGAILHRGPGRSSARGVLLALVNAGVIATYTLIDGAGSRASGSPATYTAWIFLLTAVPMLVMGAVQHRGRLLPALRGRWWVGLAGGAGNVGAYGLVLWAMTLAPVAAVAALRETSIIVAAVVGAVLLHEKVDRYRIAGAVLIAAGAVVLRLA
- a CDS encoding TIGR03621 family F420-dependent LLM class oxidoreductase, with product MDDVRFGVNLRSALPADALAAQVRGVEDAGFDILAMPDHLGAPSPFAMLAAAAMATRTVRLRTSVLDATWWNPAMLARELATVDVLSGGRVELGVGAGHMKAEHDLAGLPWFAFPERIALLEQLIDGTAAHLDRPDHDPPPVQRPIPVMVGAMSAAGLDIAARKADVVAFAGLRQLRGRRLGEFGFVTPAETDERVAEVRRIRRAHGDRPYASEVLLQLVSVDRDPDEAAAGFAAQLDGAMSPAQVRESPFLLLAGSPEAAVQVLAERRDRYGFDVFSAHHRSQDQLTLVIAAARSAHRDG